The segment TTCTTCCAAGTCACCCCCAATGCCGAGCAGTCCCAGGGCCGGTACATCATCACCAATCCAGCGACCGGGGATATGAGCTGTCAGCAAGGGCAGGACTACCTGCGTGATCTGGAATTCAGAAGAAAGCGTGAAGTGGATGAATTGGCGGCATTGACCGGCTGGAACGATCCGCGCTATGCACGATATATCTATGAGTACTCGGACCGGATCCATGAGCCGAACCGGGGTTCTATGATTCCTTTTGTGCCTGCTCCAGGAGATAGCAATGGCCCGGGCGGAGGGTCATGGCAAGCCATAGTAGGTCTACTTGCCTTCAGCCTGTTCTCCATCTTCTGGTTGTTCTATGGTGCTCGTCCGAAGCACGTGGCGAAATAACTTGCTATGATGAACAGGTACCTGTTCGGATTGAAAAGAGGCGCTCTTCAGTGCCTCTTTTCTTTTTCAGAATTTTATTGAGTGGGATGTAACAAACTGAATTTCCAGAACGTCACACAATAAATCCGGGCATGGATCAAACCTTTGTTCCTGCTCAGGGTCATAAGAACAGAACCACCAGACCAAGACCCATGATGAAGAACGACCTTGGCATTTCAACCTACCGGAGGGATCTCGTTGATGATCAGCGGCTGTTCTTATTATCTTACAATACGTATAAAGGCACAGTATCATGAAGCGAATCCTCTACTCCCTGTCAGCCCTTTTCCTTATCCATTCGATTGAAGCACAGATCTATGAAGACTACATAGGTGCAGGTCATTCTGAAGGAGTTACCGTAACAACCAGTAGTGATTATCAGGCCTTCGGCTGGAGCCAGATGGCTTCTGGTGAGAATACGATCGATGGGTCCGGATTGGATGCGGACTACATGGAAGTCACGCGATTCCTAGCACAGTCCACACTCGGATTCGAGGAGGAGCATGTGCAAGAAGTATTGGATATGGGTATCGAAGCTTGGATCGATGATCAAGTGGACCGACCCTATGTCAGTCAGCGGGCCCTCATGTGGACCATTATACAAGAAGCTTTGGCCATCTGGATAGAAGATGGCAATGACCCCGATGATTATTTCTATCCCGGATTTCAGCATTTCCAGTACGCATGGTGGCAGACCAACATGACCAACGAGGACCTATTGCGACAGCGAGTGGCGATGGCTCTGAGTGAGATCCTGGTGGTCTCGTTGGCGAGTAACTTGGAAGAACATGTGGATGGGGTAGCTGTCTATCATGACATCTTGATCGACCATGCATTTGGGAACTATCGGGATTTATTGGAAGAGGTCACCATGTCACCCACCATGGGTGTTTACCTCAGCCACTTCAATAATCCATTGACCATCGACTCACTGAACATCCACCCCGATGAAAATTACGCACGGGAGATCATGCAACTCTTCAGTATCGGACTCTATGAACTCAATACCGATGGGACCTTTGTGCTGGACAGTAATCAGCAACCGATCCCTACATATGGGATAAACGAGATCAAAGAACTGGCCAAGGTATTCACCGGTCTAGGTCCTGGTGAAGTGATCGAGAATGACTTCGGAGTCGAGGAACCCTATTTCGGGCTTACCAGATACCTCTGTGATTTCTCCGTTCCTATGACTATGTACGAGCCCTTCCATGAGCCGGGGCCTAAGACCTTGTTGAATGGATACGTGATACCAGATGGTCAATCCGGCATAGAGGACATACAGGACGCCTTGGACCACCTATTCGACCATCCCAATGTAGGACCCTTCATCGGGCGGAGATTGATACAGAATATGGTCAAGTCCAATCCTACACCCGGCTATGTGCAACGTGTGGCCGAAGCATTCAATGACAATGGTCAAGGAGTCAGAGGAGATATGCTGGCCGTGGTCAAAGCGGTCCTTCTGGATGAAGAGGCCCGTACCTGCGAGTGGATCCAGCATCCCGAGCAAGGGAAGCTCATCCCTCCATTCTACCGCTATGCCTACTTCTCACGCAATGTAGATAAGCTCTCGACTGATGCCAATTATTGGAATATCGCATACTCCTTCTTCGAGAATACCGAGCAGATCCCCTTTGCATCCCGAACGGTATTCAATTTCTACCTACCGGATTTCCAACCAAATGGTCCCATAG is part of the Flavobacteriales bacterium genome and harbors:
- a CDS encoding DUF1800 family protein, with the protein product MKRILYSLSALFLIHSIEAQIYEDYIGAGHSEGVTVTTSSDYQAFGWSQMASGENTIDGSGLDADYMEVTRFLAQSTLGFEEEHVQEVLDMGIEAWIDDQVDRPYVSQRALMWTIIQEALAIWIEDGNDPDDYFYPGFQHFQYAWWQTNMTNEDLLRQRVAMALSEILVVSLASNLEEHVDGVAVYHDILIDHAFGNYRDLLEEVTMSPTMGVYLSHFNNPLTIDSLNIHPDENYAREIMQLFSIGLYELNTDGTFVLDSNQQPIPTYGINEIKELAKVFTGLGPGEVIENDFGVEEPYFGLTRYLCDFSVPMTMYEPFHEPGPKTLLNGYVIPDGQSGIEDIQDALDHLFDHPNVGPFIGRRLIQNMVKSNPTPGYVQRVAEAFNDNGQGVRGDMLAVVKAVLLDEEARTCEWIQHPEQGKLIPPFYRYAYFSRNVDKLSTDANYWNIAYSFFENTEQIPFASRTVFNFYLPDFQPNGPIADADLFGPEFEIHNSRTSIGYLNEATLWTWYWALMYSWENVDPVFVSVDELEDLARDPEVLINELDKTYTHGQMTEEFRENIRSSMELMTLSNMGPDYLSWRARFALFMILIGPDYVILK